A genomic region of Pyrus communis chromosome 14, drPyrComm1.1, whole genome shotgun sequence contains the following coding sequences:
- the LOC137716279 gene encoding uncharacterized protein yields MEELGSLWTTDPESAEELKQKLLYATLELESVKTRATDEIRKREENVKKLVNLLNVAYKERQDAVDQLQKFINKIMPSSPMELPLNMFPHESTLLLPTKANSSITESNSLSETYNPQKSHASSSVDSLFDAVSSPEFSNMNMAESGCIPFVKQQPLVQEYNGIVSAGVVSSGMIKPDPASQVIDNFVKGKILPQQGKFLQTVMEAGPLLQTLLVSGPMPRWRNPPPLQPFKIPSVSIKGCEAAASFNQKSVGNTSYVVHKPINSASYPEMSQGFSQTCSASMLNFNNGGASVSCLNNARMLASNSSTDHQFSIGKRQRLQ; encoded by the coding sequence CTGAGGAGCTGAAGCAGAAGCTTCTGTACGCAACCCTTGAGCTAGAATCTGTAAAAACACGCGCAACGGATGAAATCCGGAAACGCGAGGAGAATGTGAAGAAACTAGTCAATCTTCTAAACGTTGCATACAAAGAAAGACAAGATGCCGTGGATCAGCTACAAAAGTTCATAAACAAGATCATGCCTTCAAGTCCAATGGAACTCCCCCTCAACATGTTTCCTCATGAAAGTACACTTTTGCTTCCCACCAAAGCAAACTCAAGCATAACTGAATCCAACAGCCTCTCTGAAACCTACAATCCCCAAAAATCGCACGCCTCTTCCTCTGTGGACTCCTTATTCGATGCGGTTTCTTCACCTGAGTTTTCGAACATGAACATGGCTGAATCTGGCTGCATTCCTTTTGTGAAGCAGCAGCCTCTGGTGCAAGAATATAATGGCATTGTATCTGCTGGTGTAGTCTCTTCAGGGATGATCAAACCTGACCCGGCTTCTCAAGTGATTGACAATTTTGTTAAAGGAAAGATTTTGCCTCAACAGGGCAAGTTCTTGCAGACTGTGATGGAAGCCGGTCCACTGCTCCAGACGCTTCTTGTTTCCGGGCCAATGCCTCGTTGGCGAAACCCCCCTCCTTTGCAGCCCTTCAAAATCCCATCTGTTTCAATCAAAGGCTGTGAAGCTGCTGCAAGCTTCAACCAGAAATCAGTGGGAAATACTAGTTATGTTGTTCATAAGCCAATCAACTCCGCGTCATATCCTGAGATGTCTCAAGGGTTTTCACAGACATGTTCGGCTTCCATGTTGAACTTCAACAACGGTGGTGCTTCTGTTTCATGCCTGAACAATGCAAGGATGTTGGCTTCGAATTCCAGCACTGACCACCAATTTTCGATTGGCAAGCGGCAGAGGCTTCAATGA